In Silene latifolia isolate original U9 population chromosome 3, ASM4854445v1, whole genome shotgun sequence, a single window of DNA contains:
- the LOC141646515 gene encoding glutamate receptor 2.5-like: protein MNASSKIPLPKKCHSIVILAILITCNSLVAPVFGQGGSNGTATRRLKIVIPVSTYKEFVSITKDPVTGEQTYGGFSIEVFKAVVNTALTDPIVYDFVPFAKPDGSFNGSFDKMLQAVFDKEYDGAVGDTTLRFYRTRWVDFTYPYTETGITMMLPTNRNLNNRQVTRIKVIPLIKGLVSATLGFCFISALLFWFVEYKNHKNNNKTIISSPQADDTPPDIYPRDDSYWHRETLKAIVHTRLVMVMWFLVLMFLSACYAASLSSLLTAQQQKMPVRTLNELIRTRANVGIQTGAFTFNALKERGFLENETPYLKVFLSKQCNNDYTLVPSVNLPAGGFGFAFQKGSGLAAEVSNGILKVLDSGQITTIQSQTVGDSEKQCSPDDMSASSDSSMLDTDTLWILFAGAIGVAILVIILYFVYLGTQWDAFRKRLAFPCYMLPG, encoded by the exons ATGAATGCATCATCAAAAATTCCCCTCCCAAAAAAATGTCATTCCATAGTTATACTAGCCATCCTTATAACATGTAATTCCTTGGTGGCTCCGGTATTCGGTCAAGGCGGTAGTAATGGAACTGCAACAAGAAGACTTAAGATTGTAATCCCGGTAAGTACGTACAAGGAGTTTGTAAGCATCACTAAGGACCCGGTCACCGGGGAACAAACATATGGTGGTTTCTCCATCGAGGTGTTTAAGGCGGTTGTAAACACCGCCTTAACCGATCCTATTGTGTACGATTTTGTCCCTTTTGCTAAACCCGATGGATCCTTCAATGGTAGCTTCGATAAAATGCTTCAAGCCGTTTTTGATAAG GAGTACGATGGGGCGGTAGGAGATACAACATTGAGATTTTACAGAACGAGGTGGGTCGACTTCACGTATCCATACACAGAGACAGGAATAACAATGATGCTTCCTACAAATCGAAATCTGAATAACCGACAAGTCACTCGAATCAAAGTCATACCACTCATCAAGGGTTTGGTATCAGCAACGTTGGGGTTTTGCTTCATCAGTGCTCTCCTCTTTTGGTTTGTCGAATACAAAAaccacaaaaataataataaaacgaTTATCAGTTCACCTCAAGCTGACGACACACCTCCTGACATTTACCCGAGAGATGACAGTTACTGGCATA GGGAAACACTAAAAGCAATAGTCCACACAAGATTAGTGATGGTAATGTGGTTTCTAGTGCTAATGTTCTTATCTGCATGTTACGCTGCAAGCCTTAGTTCACTGCTAACAGCCCAACAACAGAAAATGCCAGTCAGAACACTAAATGAACttataagaacaagagcaaatgTAGGGATTCAAACCGGAGCATTTACGTTTAATGCGCTCAAAGAACGAGGGTTTTTGGAGA ATGAAACTCCTTACCTTAAAGTCTTTCTTTCTAAGCAATGCAATAATGATTATACTCTTGTTCCTTCTGTCAATCTCCCTGCTGGCGGTTTTGGATTC GCATTTCAGAAAGGATCTGGTTTAGCAGCTGAAGTCTCGAATGGAATACTGAAAGTGTTGGACAGTGGACAAATAACAACAATTCAATCACAAACCGTTGGAGACTCGGAAAAACAGTGTAGTCCAGATGACATGAGTGCAAGTTCCGACTCGAGTATGCTAGACACGGATACATTGTGGATTTTGTTTGCAGGGGCCATAGGTGTTGCGATCCTTGTTATCATcttgtattttgtttatttggGAACACAATGGGATGCTTTTCGAAAGAGACTTGCATTTCCTTGCTATATGTTGCCCGGATAA
- the LOC141646769 gene encoding uncharacterized protein LOC141646769 codes for MPAVEMRRSTRVFVPKAKVGGHVKVLRSGRRLWGDPSVKTTLKNDVVLFPLIEDDSDYKPSPPRRRPVPRRRQESAAVVLKPKAEQMEVDEVKKEVQSEVKEKEVKEVCRSEPRVIKNVYSRKRKRNSAVSDSAEREKRKFGLHFVRRKRRKAVESEKVDERKVLDDDDCGFSIVVSGFCGGCSLNSRLLGSVLKYLGYGSVEMVQLSRFLVSKPIGDVFASFGIRFLLNRRSLINRGVCRILGARQMIPLFTVDFSAIPLCFTGLYFGILMRSIRVSCSLKLNFHIVQESTCDSEPLLCSEDRCDQMLNIPIATDRDVRSKKVVVAGLEASKVGSRILQCRNALLTRSPSKRRRRSLRNRRARNPLHFIMQRANGLSVSNNVVFKKNSGQLSMFRDQELRRSARKNPVCELNESKSGSSSVINEPKSSSGSVDMNVDVDSQFCSANVIVVETDRCYRIEGAEVSLDLSAANEWVLSFKKDGVTRYCLKVQKEMRPHSFNRFTHAVMWKAEDGWKLEFPDRKDWVVFKELYKLCDERNLVPTSPAVKNIPVPGVSEVTDFWGSACAFERPESYIRVNSDELSRMLSRRTASYDMDAEDEGWLSEFNSGLDEPSCLSEDTFELMIDAFEKGSYFSLEYVNDEQTAVSHCVGLASSEIALPVFRYWTKKRKQKGVPLLRVFELNEPKRAQLMSKPVLRKKRSLKRTPPSMSFSRGRGKDNSILQAMAVEQTIIEEQHAVLRAQEARASFDKLMEVAIQKRQRAQLLMENADLVTYRATMALRIAAAAAETRLVKPQQAANHFLDNEDVKGS; via the exons ATGCCGGCGGTTGAGATGCGGCGTTCGACAAGAGTGTTTGTGCCGAAAGCGAAAGTTGGCGGACATGTGAAGGTTTTAAGGTCTGGTAGACGTCTATGGGGTGATCCTTCTGTTAAAACTACGCTTAAAAACGACGTCGTTTTATTTCCGTTGATTGAAGATGATTCTGACTATAAACCGTCACCACCGCGGCGCCGGCCTGTGCCGCGACGGCGTCAGGAGTCGGCGGCGGTGGTGTTGAAACCAAAAGCGGAACAGATGGAGGTAGATGAGGTAAAGAAGGAGGTACAGAGCGAGGTGAAGGAAAAAGAAGTTAAAGAAGTGTGTAGGAGTGAACCTAGGGTGATTAAGAATGTGTATAGTAGGAAAAGGAAGCGGAATTCGGCGGTTTCAGATAGCGCTGAGCGCGaaaaaaggaagtttggattgcATTTTGTGAGAAGGAAGAGGAGGAAAGCCGTGGAGAGTGAAAAGGTAGATGAAAGGAAGGttcttgatgatgatgattgTGGTTTTTCGattgttgtttcgggtttttgtGGTGGTTGTAGTCTAAATTCGCGTCTTTTGGGGTCTGTGCTTAAGTATTTAGGGTATGGGAGTGTTGAAATGGTTCAGCTTTCGAGGTTTCTTGTTTCGAAACCAATTGGGGATGTGTTTGCATCGTTTGGGATTCGGTTTTTGTTG AATCGCCGGAGTTTGATTAACAGAGGAGTATGCAGGATTTTGGGTGCAAGGCAGATGATACCTTTGTTTACAGTAGATTTTTCTGCTATTCCCTTGTGTTTTACTGGTTTATATTTTGGAATATTAATGAGGTCGATTCGTGTTTCTTGCTCGTTGAAATTGAATTTCCACATTGTACAAGAGAGCACTTGTGATAGTGAACCACTTCTCTGTAGTGAGGACCGATGCGACCAGATGTTAAACATTCCTATTGCTACTGATAGAGATGTTAGGAGTAAGAAGGTTGTAGTAGCTGGTTTAGAGGCCAGTAAAGTAGGAAGTCGGATTCTCCAGTGTAGAAATGCTTTATTGACTCGAAGTCCTTCTAAAAGACGTAGAAGATCATTGAGAAATCGTAGGGCTAGAAACCCTTTGCACTTCATCATGCAGAGGGCTAATGGACTTTCGGTTTCTAATAATGTTGTGTTTAAGAAAAACAGTGGGCAGTTGTCTATGTTCCGTGATCAGGAACTGAGGAGGTCAGCTCGAAAGAATCCTGTTTGTGAACTCAATGAATCGAAATCAGGGTCGAGCTCTGTGATCAATGAGCCGAAATCAAGCTCAGGCTCtgttgatatgaatgtggatgtagACTCGCAATTCTGCTCTGCAAATGTAATTGTAGTTGAGACAGATAGGTGTTATAGGATTGAGGGAGCTGAGGTCTCACTAGATCTATCGGCTGCAAATGAGTGGGTTCTGTCTTTTAAAAAAGACGGGGTGACGAGATACTGCCTCAAAGTTCAAAAGGAAATGAGACCACATTCTTTTAACCGTTTTACTCATGCAGTGATGTGGAAAGCGGAAGACGGGTGGAAACTGGAATTTCCCGATAGGAAGGATTGGGTCGTGTTCAAGGAATTGTACAAGTTGTGTGACGAACGCAACCTCGTTCCAACTTCACCGGCTGTGAAAAATATTCCTGTTCCTGGTGTATCAGAAGTGACCGACTTTTGGGGTTCTGCATGTGCTTTTGAAAGGCCAGAATCATACATCAGAGTGAATAGTGATGAACTGTCCAGGATGTTATCAAGGAGGACAGCGAGCTATGACATGGATGCGGAGGATGAAGGATGGCTTAGTGAGTTCAATAGTGGGTTGGATGAACCTAGTTGTCTTTCCGAGGATACCTTCGAGTTAATGATTGATGCATTTGAGAAGGGTTCCTACTTTAGTCTAGAGTATGTTAATGACGAACAGACGGCTGTTAGCCATTGTGTAGGTCTTGCTAGTTCTGAAATTGCATTGCCGGTCTTCAGATATTGGACCAAGAAGCGGAAGCAGAAAGGCGTGCCCTTACTTCGGGTTTTTGAG TTAAATGAGCCAAAAAGAGCGCAGTTGATGTCAAAACCAGTGCTACGCAAGAAAAGGTCGCTAAAACGGACACCACCTTCTATGTCATTCTCTCGAGGACGAGGCAAAGACAATTCAATCTTGCAAG CCATGGCAGTAGAGCAGACTATCATAGAGGAACAGCATGCTGTTCTCCGAGCACAGGAAGCAAGAGCTTCATTTGACAAGCTAATGGAAGTGGCCATACAGAAGCGCCAGAGGGCCCAACTTCTGATGGAAAATGCTGATCTGGTAACTTACCGAGCCACCATGGCACTAAGAATTGCTGCTGCAGCAGCAGAAACCCGACTTGTGAAGCCTCAGCAAGCCGCTAATCATTTCCTCGACAATGAGGACGTTAAAGGTTCATGA
- the LOC141646767 gene encoding protein ANTHESIS POMOTING FACTOR 1 yields the protein MGMMSVTQLDDETVAAMSIAAVFDDFGGKINSIDFHRTNDLLVTTSDDDSVRLFDIVNAKNLKTTYHKKHGADRICFTHHPSSLICSSKYNLGSNGESLRYLSMYDNRCLRYFKGHSERIVSLCMSPINDSFMSGSLDHSVRIWDLRVNACQGILRLRGRPAVAYDQQGLVFAVAMEGGAVKLFDSRSYDKGPFDTFLVGGDTAEVCDIKFSNDGKSMLLTTTNNHVYVLDAYAGEKRCGFSLESSQNTNIEATFTPDGQYVVSGSGDGSMHAWNIDTRTEVARWNSNIGVPSCLKWAPRRVMLAAASSVLTFWIPDRTKLTGEHNGRDATDGVAKT from the exons ATGGGGATGATGTCAGTGACCCAACTCGACGATGAAACTGTCGCTGCCATGTCCATTGCAGCCGTCTTCGATGATTTC GGGGGAAAAATAAATTCAATTGATTTCCATCGAACAAATGATCTGTTGGTAACAACTAGTGATGATGATTCAGTTCGACTTTTCGACATTGTAAATGCCAA AAATCTGAAGACCACATATCATAAGAAACATGGAGCTGACCGTATATGCTTCACCCACCATCCAAGTTCATTGATTTGCTCCTCAAAATATAATCTCGGTTCAAATGGAG AATCCCTTCGGTATCTTTCTATGTATGATAACAGATGTCTTCGTTACTTTAAAGGACATAGTGAAAG GATTGTTTCCTTGTGTATGTCACCCATAAATGATAGCTTCATGTCAGGTTCCCTCGACCACAGTGTAAGAATATGGGATCTGCGAGTAAATGCATGCCAG GGGATTTTACGCCTACGTGGAAGACCAGCAGTTGCATATGACCAACAAGGCCTGGTATTTGCTGTTGCAATGGAAGGAGGTGCTGTCAAACTGTTTGATTCACGCTCTTACGATAAG GGTCCTTTCGATACCTTTTTAGTTGGCGGAGATACTGCAGAGGTTTGTGATATAAAATTCAGTAATGACGGAAAATCAATGCTCTTGACAACCACAAATAATCATGTGTATGTTCTTGATGCTTATGCTGGAGAGAAG CGTTGTGGCTTTAGTTTAGAATCTTCTCAAAACACAAATATAGAAGCGACATTCACTCCTGATGGTCAGTACGTCGTCTCAG GCTCAGGTGATGGAAGCATGCATGCATGGAACATCGACACGAGAACTGAG GTAGCACGTTGGAACAGCAATATTGGCGTACCGTCATGCTTGAAGTGGGCCCCACGACGAGTAATGTTAGCTGCTGCTTCAAGCGTTCTTACTTTCTGGATTCCTGATCGTACGAAGCTCACAGGTGAGCACAATGGCAGAGATGCTACTGATGGTGTAGCGAAAACTTGA